From Pelmatolapia mariae isolate MD_Pm_ZW linkage group LG1, Pm_UMD_F_2, whole genome shotgun sequence, one genomic window encodes:
- the tspan15 gene encoding tetraspanin-15, translated as MAEGDSKCCDDCSYYIIKFILFFYACCWWLIGGCILGIGIYAEVERQQYKTLEGVFLAPSIILILLGIILFVVSFIGVLGSLRDNVTLLNVFMYTLAACLLLELVGAILGLVFRNQAERLLNKNIRKGIVNYYDDLDFKNIMDYVQRRFKCCGGEEFKDWKVNMYHNCSAPGPLACGVPYTCCVTTTTNEVPNTMCGYKALDDKHQPLPDIYTRGCTGAFIYWLLDNYKIMIILLFLILVPQFFGVIVTRIYITRVEDMSNQYVQPTEDVALRQKGRLDKWFKCMPEWD; from the exons ctaATAGGCGGATGTATCCTGGGTATTGGCATCTATGCAGAAGTAGAGCGACAGCAGTACAAGACACTGGAGGGTGTGTTTCTGGCCCCATCTATAATCCTGATCCTACTGGGCATCATCCTATTTGTTGTTTCATTCATTGGAGTCTTGGGTTCCCTAAGGGATAATGTAACTCTATTGAACGTG TTCATGTACACCCTGGCAGCGTGTCTGCTCCTGGAGCTGGTCGGAGCAATCTTGGGGCTGGTGTTTCGCAACCAG GCGGAACGTTTATTGAACAAGAACATTCGAAAGGGCATCGTAAACTACTACGATGACTTGGACTTCAAAAATATCATGGACTACGTTCAGAGGAGG tttaagtGTTGTGGAGGTGAAGAATTTAAAGACTGGAAAGTCAACATGTACCACAACTGTAGTGCGCCTGGTCCGTTAGCCTGCGGTGTCCCATATACCTGCTGTGTTACTACTACG ACTAATGAAGTGCCCAACACTATGTGTGGGTACAAGGCCCTAGATGACAAG CATCAACCACTGCCTGACATCTATACCAGAGGCTGCACCGGTGCATTCATTTATTGGCTGCTGGACAATTATAAGATTATGATCATACTTCTGTTTTTGATCCTAGTGCCtcag TTCTTCGGTGTGATAGTCACCCGGATATATATCACTCGTGTTGAAGACATGAGTAATCAGTACGTTCAACCCACCGAAGATGTTGCACTACGTCAGAAAGGTCGCTTGGACAAATGGTTCAAATGTATGCCAGAATGGGACTGA